In Fusobacterium nucleatum, the genomic stretch GTTTATAAAAAAATTAGGTTTAGAAGAAAAACCTCAAAATCCTACTTTATTTTCCTTTGAAAATATAGTAGAAAAGAAAGAAAATACAAAAATAGTTGAAGAAAAAAAAGAAGTTGAATTTATAAAAGAAATTAATTTAACTCTTTCTAATAGAGAGCTTTTAATTATAGATAGTGAAGATAGTTTAAATGGGCAAAAAGAATATTTAACTAATTATAAAAAAATAGCCTCTATTTATTATGAAAGTTTAGGAATTATTTTATCAACAGAAGAAAAGGATTTATATTTTCCTTTAAATCATGGAGGTTTATTAGCTAAAAATATAGATAGAAATTTAATAATTAGTTTTATTTCAGAACTTGATATAAAATTTATTTCATATAATTTTAAAGCCTTATTAAATTTAGGAATTAATTTTAAATCTATGTATATGGATATGATGATAGCTTATCATTTAATTAGTTCTCAAACTAAAATTGACCCTATAATACCCATTACAGAATATTCAAAATTAGAGCCGAAAGATTTTAAAATAGCTTTTGGAAAAATTAATGCAGAACTTATTACAGCACAAGATTTCTCAAAATATTTATCTGATATAAGTATAGGCATTTTAGCTATTTACGATGAATTAAATTATTTGTTGAGAAAAGAAGATTTATACAAAATTTTAATGGAAAATGAGATGCCTTTAATTCCAGTATTATCACTTATGGAAAGAAAGGGAATAGAGATAGATGTTCAATATTTTAAAAATTATTCTATGGAATTGGATAAAGAACTTTTAAGAATTGAAAAGGCTATTTATGAAGAAGCAGGAGAAGAGTTTAATATAAATTCACCTAAACAATTAGGAGATATATTATTTGTTAAGTTGAATTTACCTAGTGGAAAGAAAACTAAAACAGGTTATTCAACAGATGTAATGGTTTTAGAAGATTTAGAAAGTTATGGCTATAATATAGCCAGATTACTTCTTGATTATAGAAAATTGAATAAATTAAAAACTACTTATGTGGATACTTTGCCACTTTTAGTTGATGAAAATTCAAGAATACATACAACTTTTAATCAAATAGGGACAGCTACAGGTAGACTTTCATCATCTGATCCTAACTTACAAAATATACCAGTAAAGACAGATGATGGTATAAAAATTAGAGAAGGTTTTGTTGCAGGAGAGGGAAAAGTCTTGATGAGTATAGATTATTCACAAGTTGAGTTAAGAGTTTTAACTTCAATGTCAAAAGATGAGAACCTGATAGAAGCATATAGAGAAGAAAAAGATTTACATGATCTAACAGCTAGAAGAATTTTTAATTTATCTGATTCAGAAACTGTATCAAGAGAAGAAAGAACAATAGCTAAAATAATTAATTTTAGCATAATCTATGGTAAGACTCCTTTTGGATTAGCAAAAGAATTAAAAATCCCTGTAAAAGATGCTTCTGAGTATATAAAAAAATATTTTGAACAATATCCAAAAGTTACAAGTTTTGAAAGAGAAGTTATTGAATTTGGAGAAGAACATGGTTATGTTAAGACTTTATTTGGTAGAAAAAGATATATTAGTGGCATAGATTCTAAAAACAAGACTATTAAATCTCAAGCTGAAAGAATGGCAGTAAATACAGTTATTCAAGGAACAGCAGCAGAAGTATTAAAAAAAGTTATGGTAAAGGTTTATGATGTTTTAAAAGATAAGGAAGATATAGCTTTACTTTTACAAGTTCATGATGAATTAATATTTGAAGTAGAAGAATCTTCTGTTGAAAAATACTCAGGGATTTTAGCAGATATAATGAAGAACACAGTTCAACTAGAAGATGTAAAATTAAATATAAATATAAATATAGGTA encodes the following:
- the polA gene encoding DNA polymerase I, which codes for MKRAVLLDVSAIMYRAYFANMNFRTKNEPTGAVYGFINTLLSIINEFKPDYMAAAFDVKRSSLKRTEIYRDYKSNRQSTPEDLVAQIPRIEEVLDAFNINRYKIDGYEADDVLGSLAKQLARENIEVIIVTGDKDLSQLVEKNITVALLGKGTEGEKFGTLKTSNDVVNYLGVVPEKIPDLFGLIGDKSDGIPGVTKIGEKKALAIFSQYDSLEKIYDNIDNLKNIDGIGPSLIKNLINEKDIAFMSRELAKIFTDLDITVEENGLQYGMDREKLYSLCKILEFKMFIKKLGLEEKPQNPTLFSFENIVEKKENTKIVEEKKEVEFIKEINLTLSNRELLIIDSEDSLNGQKEYLTNYKKIASIYYESLGIILSTEEKDLYFPLNHGGLLAKNIDRNLIISFISELDIKFISYNFKALLNLGINFKSMYMDMMIAYHLISSQTKIDPIIPITEYSKLEPKDFKIAFGKINAELITAQDFSKYLSDISIGILAIYDELNYLLRKEDLYKILMENEMPLIPVLSLMERKGIEIDVQYFKNYSMELDKELLRIEKAIYEEAGEEFNINSPKQLGDILFVKLNLPSGKKTKTGYSTDVMVLEDLESYGYNIARLLLDYRKLNKLKTTYVDTLPLLVDENSRIHTTFNQIGTATGRLSSSDPNLQNIPVKTDDGIKIREGFVAGEGKVLMSIDYSQVELRVLTSMSKDENLIEAYREEKDLHDLTARRIFNLSDSETVSREERTIAKIINFSIIYGKTPFGLAKELKIPVKDASEYIKKYFEQYPKVTSFEREVIEFGEEHGYVKTLFGRKRYISGIDSKNKTIKSQAERMAVNTVIQGTAAEVLKKVMVKVYDVLKDKEDIALLLQVHDELIFEVEESSVEKYSGILADIMKNTVQLEDVKLNININIGKNWAEAK